A window from Lampris incognitus isolate fLamInc1 chromosome 5, fLamInc1.hap2, whole genome shotgun sequence encodes these proteins:
- the si:zfos-323e3.4 gene encoding volume-regulated anion channel subunit LRRC8E isoform X1: MIPVGEFRNFASEPNPKFRVLKPWWDVFSEYLCIAMLMIGVFGCTLQLTQDKISCLPSHFTSPTPEAIDCSHIRDYGENETWEHSLIKPVSPIIREVFGRKNNLDIHQYVFVNHYCYERAVHWYGKYFPYLVVIHTMIFMVASSFWFKFPGTSSKIELFVTILGKCFDSPWTTRALSEVSEERGEEKLVIMRKSTMTKSTPDAPEVEEETMGLLRSSSVKSNPDKKNPEPQPAASVLDKKEGEQAKALFEKVKKFRTHVEEADILYVMYVLQTSLKVFKFLLITIYSAALVPNIQIVVRCLVPPELTGFDIYCCNHNKAHLFSKLAYCYICFVGVYGLLCIYTLYWLFHRPLKEYSFEHVRLETGINDIPDVKNDFAFLLHLSDQYDALYSKRFAFFLSEVSESRLRQVNLNHEWTAKKLRTRLAKNASDRLELHLFMLPGLPDTVFEIPEVESLKLELLTNVTISGNVAQLGSLQELVLIHCPAKLQLAALIQLREHLKVLRLVFESLEQVPLWMYNLHNLEELHLSGPLNNDVSRSTTLDSLRELKVLSILTLRSNLTKIPPSIGDVAVQLQRLCIYNEGCKLQAFSILKKLTNLVSLELVGCELERIPSAVFSLSNLQELDLKENKLNTVEEILSLQHCQRLVTLRLWHNNITYIPEHISKLRSLETLDISWNKIRNLPSRMFYCTKLRHLDVSHNQLTSLPTEVGILQSLQFFSAAFNSLETLPEELFSCKRLKILALGNNRLTSLSPRVANLAQLVRLELKGNRLESLPLEIGHCPLLNLMGVIVEDSLVNQLTSDVRNRMSDLDESEVINEL; encoded by the exons ATGATCCCAGTGGGCGAATTCCGGAACTTTGCCTCGGAACCAAATCCGAAGTTTCGGGTTCTAAAGCCATGGTGGGATGTTTTCTCAGAGTACCTGTGCATCGCTATGCTCATGATCGGGGTCTTTGGGTGCACTCTACAg CTAACACAGGACAAGATTTCCTGTCTCCCAAGCCACTTCACCAGCCCAACCCCAGAAGCCATTGACTGCAGCCACATCCGGGACTACGGGGAGAACGAGACATGGGAGCACTCCCTTATAAAGCCTGTGAGCCCCATCATACGGGAGGTGTTTGGTCGTAAGAACAACCTTGACATCCATCAGTATGTGTTTGTCAACCACTACTGCTATGAGAGGGCTGTTCATTGGTATGGAAAGTACTTTCCGTATCTGGTTGTCATACATACTATGATCTTCATGGTAGCCAGCAGCTTTTGGTTCAAATTCCCTGGAACCTCTTCTAAAATAGAGCTCTTTGTCACCATCCTTGGGAAGTGTTTTGATTCACCCTGGACCACTCGGGCCCTGAGTGAGGTTTCTGAGGAAAGAGGTGAGGAGAAATTAGTTATTATGAGGAAGAGCACCATGACAAAATCTACCCCGGATGCACCAGAAGTGGAGGAGGAGACTATGGGACTTCTGCGATCCTCCTCTGTCAAGTCTAATCCAGATAAGAAGAATCCAGAGCCTCAACCAGCTGCCTCAGTCCTGGATAAAAAGGAAGGAGAGCAGGCCAAAGCTCTGTTTGAGAAGGTGAAGAAGTTCAGAACTCATGTGGAGGAGGCAGACATCTTGTATGTTATGTATGTGTTACAGACCTCCCTCAAAGTCTTCAAGTTCCTGTTAATCACTATATACAGTGCTGCACTGGTTCCCAACATTCAGATTGTTGTACGTTGTCTTGTTCCTCCTGAACTGACTGGTTTTGATATCTATTGCTGTAATCACAACAAGGCCCATCTTTTCTCCAAATTAGCCTACTGCTACATCTGTTTTGTGGGAGTGTATGGACTTTTATGCATCTACACCCTTTATTGGTTGTTCCATCGACCTCTTAAGGAGTACTCCTTTGAACATGTAAGACTGGAGACAGGTATCAACGACATTCCAGATGTGAAGAATGACTTTGCATTTCTCCTCCACCTCAGTGACCAATATGATGCTCTTTACTCTAAACGCTTTGCCTTCTTCCTCTCTGAGGTCAGCGAGAGCCGTCTCCGCCAGGTCAACCTCAACCATGAATGGACTGCCAAAAAGCTGCGCACCAGACTCGCAAAGAATGCCAGTGACCGTCTAGAGCTCCACTTGTTTATGTTACCTGGGCTCCCAGACACAGTTTTCGAGATTCCAGAGGTGGAGTCACTCAAACTGGAACTCCTCACAAATGTCACCATCTCGGGGAATGTGGCACAGCTTGGTTCACTCCAGGAACTTGTACTGATCCACTGTCCTGCCAAGCTCCAGCTAGCTGCCCTGATCCAACTCAGGGAGCATCTCAAGGTCCTGCGTTTGGTGTTTGAGAGTTTAGAACAGGTACCTCTGTGGATGTACAACCTGCACAACCTGGAAGAGTTACATCTAAGTGGCCCTTTGAACAATGATGTCTCCCGGAGCACAACTCTGGATTCCCTCAGAGAGCTGAAAGTTTTGAGCATCCTTACCCTCCGCAGCAACCTCACTAAGATACCACCAAGTATAGGGGATGTCGCTGTGCAGCTCCAGCGGTTGTGCATATATAATGAAGGTTGTAAGCTCCAAGCCTTTAGCATCCTCAAGAAACTAACCAACCTGGTCTCCCTGGAGCTGGTGGGGTGTGAGCTGGAGCGTATCCCTAGCGCTGTCTTCAGCTTGTCTAACCTTCAGGAACTAGACCTCAAGGAGAATAAGCTGAACACTGTGGAGGAGATTCTAAGCTTACAGCATTGTCAGCGGCTGGTGACGCTTCGCCTTTGGCACAACAACATCACCTACATCCCCGAGCACATCAGCAAGCTGCGCTCCCTGGAAACTCTGGATATCAGCTGGAACAAAATCAGAAATCTCCCCTCAAGGATGTTCTATTGCACCAAACTAAGACACCTGGATGTCTCCCATAACCAGCTTACCTCCCTCCCTACTGAGGTGGGCATCCTGCAGAGTCTCCAGTTCTTCTCTGCTGCCTTCAACTCTTTGGAGACACTGCCAGAAGAGCTCTTCTCCTGCAAAAGGTTAAAGATCTTGGCCCTTGGAAACAACCGTCTGACCTCCCTGAGTCCCAGGGTGGCCAACCTGGCTCAGCTAGTCCGACTAGAGCTCAAAGGGAACCGTCTAGAATCTCTACCTCTTGAAATAGGACACTGTCCCTTACTTAACCTCATGGGGGTGATTGTAGAGGATAGCCTGGTGAATCAGCTGACGTCAGATGTAAGAAACAGAATGTCTGATTTAGATGAGTCAGAAGTTATCAATGAattgtaa
- the si:zfos-323e3.4 gene encoding volume-regulated anion channel subunit LRRC8E isoform X2 produces the protein MIFMVASSFWFKFPGTSSKIELFVTILGKCFDSPWTTRALSEVSEERGEEKLVIMRKSTMTKSTPDAPEVEEETMGLLRSSSVKSNPDKKNPEPQPAASVLDKKEGEQAKALFEKVKKFRTHVEEADILYVMYVLQTSLKVFKFLLITIYSAALVPNIQIVVRCLVPPELTGFDIYCCNHNKAHLFSKLAYCYICFVGVYGLLCIYTLYWLFHRPLKEYSFEHVRLETGINDIPDVKNDFAFLLHLSDQYDALYSKRFAFFLSEVSESRLRQVNLNHEWTAKKLRTRLAKNASDRLELHLFMLPGLPDTVFEIPEVESLKLELLTNVTISGNVAQLGSLQELVLIHCPAKLQLAALIQLREHLKVLRLVFESLEQVPLWMYNLHNLEELHLSGPLNNDVSRSTTLDSLRELKVLSILTLRSNLTKIPPSIGDVAVQLQRLCIYNEGCKLQAFSILKKLTNLVSLELVGCELERIPSAVFSLSNLQELDLKENKLNTVEEILSLQHCQRLVTLRLWHNNITYIPEHISKLRSLETLDISWNKIRNLPSRMFYCTKLRHLDVSHNQLTSLPTEVGILQSLQFFSAAFNSLETLPEELFSCKRLKILALGNNRLTSLSPRVANLAQLVRLELKGNRLESLPLEIGHCPLLNLMGVIVEDSLVNQLTSDVRNRMSDLDESEVINEL, from the coding sequence ATGATCTTCATGGTAGCCAGCAGCTTTTGGTTCAAATTCCCTGGAACCTCTTCTAAAATAGAGCTCTTTGTCACCATCCTTGGGAAGTGTTTTGATTCACCCTGGACCACTCGGGCCCTGAGTGAGGTTTCTGAGGAAAGAGGTGAGGAGAAATTAGTTATTATGAGGAAGAGCACCATGACAAAATCTACCCCGGATGCACCAGAAGTGGAGGAGGAGACTATGGGACTTCTGCGATCCTCCTCTGTCAAGTCTAATCCAGATAAGAAGAATCCAGAGCCTCAACCAGCTGCCTCAGTCCTGGATAAAAAGGAAGGAGAGCAGGCCAAAGCTCTGTTTGAGAAGGTGAAGAAGTTCAGAACTCATGTGGAGGAGGCAGACATCTTGTATGTTATGTATGTGTTACAGACCTCCCTCAAAGTCTTCAAGTTCCTGTTAATCACTATATACAGTGCTGCACTGGTTCCCAACATTCAGATTGTTGTACGTTGTCTTGTTCCTCCTGAACTGACTGGTTTTGATATCTATTGCTGTAATCACAACAAGGCCCATCTTTTCTCCAAATTAGCCTACTGCTACATCTGTTTTGTGGGAGTGTATGGACTTTTATGCATCTACACCCTTTATTGGTTGTTCCATCGACCTCTTAAGGAGTACTCCTTTGAACATGTAAGACTGGAGACAGGTATCAACGACATTCCAGATGTGAAGAATGACTTTGCATTTCTCCTCCACCTCAGTGACCAATATGATGCTCTTTACTCTAAACGCTTTGCCTTCTTCCTCTCTGAGGTCAGCGAGAGCCGTCTCCGCCAGGTCAACCTCAACCATGAATGGACTGCCAAAAAGCTGCGCACCAGACTCGCAAAGAATGCCAGTGACCGTCTAGAGCTCCACTTGTTTATGTTACCTGGGCTCCCAGACACAGTTTTCGAGATTCCAGAGGTGGAGTCACTCAAACTGGAACTCCTCACAAATGTCACCATCTCGGGGAATGTGGCACAGCTTGGTTCACTCCAGGAACTTGTACTGATCCACTGTCCTGCCAAGCTCCAGCTAGCTGCCCTGATCCAACTCAGGGAGCATCTCAAGGTCCTGCGTTTGGTGTTTGAGAGTTTAGAACAGGTACCTCTGTGGATGTACAACCTGCACAACCTGGAAGAGTTACATCTAAGTGGCCCTTTGAACAATGATGTCTCCCGGAGCACAACTCTGGATTCCCTCAGAGAGCTGAAAGTTTTGAGCATCCTTACCCTCCGCAGCAACCTCACTAAGATACCACCAAGTATAGGGGATGTCGCTGTGCAGCTCCAGCGGTTGTGCATATATAATGAAGGTTGTAAGCTCCAAGCCTTTAGCATCCTCAAGAAACTAACCAACCTGGTCTCCCTGGAGCTGGTGGGGTGTGAGCTGGAGCGTATCCCTAGCGCTGTCTTCAGCTTGTCTAACCTTCAGGAACTAGACCTCAAGGAGAATAAGCTGAACACTGTGGAGGAGATTCTAAGCTTACAGCATTGTCAGCGGCTGGTGACGCTTCGCCTTTGGCACAACAACATCACCTACATCCCCGAGCACATCAGCAAGCTGCGCTCCCTGGAAACTCTGGATATCAGCTGGAACAAAATCAGAAATCTCCCCTCAAGGATGTTCTATTGCACCAAACTAAGACACCTGGATGTCTCCCATAACCAGCTTACCTCCCTCCCTACTGAGGTGGGCATCCTGCAGAGTCTCCAGTTCTTCTCTGCTGCCTTCAACTCTTTGGAGACACTGCCAGAAGAGCTCTTCTCCTGCAAAAGGTTAAAGATCTTGGCCCTTGGAAACAACCGTCTGACCTCCCTGAGTCCCAGGGTGGCCAACCTGGCTCAGCTAGTCCGACTAGAGCTCAAAGGGAACCGTCTAGAATCTCTACCTCTTGAAATAGGACACTGTCCCTTACTTAACCTCATGGGGGTGATTGTAGAGGATAGCCTGGTGAATCAGCTGACGTCAGATGTAAGAAACAGAATGTCTGATTTAGATGAGTCAGAAGTTATCAATGAattgtaa
- the cdkn2d gene encoding cyclin-dependent kinase 4 inhibitor D produces the protein MVLSQIDAGKALSSAAAKGKMSEVQRILEECRVHPDTLNEFGRTALQVMMMGNSKIASLLLEHGADPNVQDRQGIAPVHDAARAGFLDTLQVLVEYGASVNIPDQNGTLPIHIAIREGHRDLVEFLAPRSNLKHANTSGHTAVDVARASCVPDMIDLVFAHLHS, from the exons ATGGTCCTCAGTCAAATCGATGCGGGCAAAGCTTTGAGTTCGGCTGCTGCCAAAGGGAAAATGAGCGAGGTGCAGAGGATTCTGGAGGAATGCAGAGTGCATCCTGATACACTAAACGAATTCGGCAGGACTGCCTTGCAG gTGATGATGATGGGGAACTCCAAGATAGCCAGTTTACTACTGGAACATGGAGCGGACCCAAACGTCCAGGATAGACAGGGTATAGCACCAGTGCATGACGCAGCTCGAGCCGGATTCCTGGACACCCTGCAGGTTCTGGTGGAGTACGGCGCATCCGTGAACATCCCGGACCAGAACGGCACCCTGCCTATCCACATTGCCATCCGGGAAGGCCACCGGGACTTGGTGGAGTTCCTGGCGCCCAGGTCCAACCTCAAGCACGCCAACACCAGCGGCCACACGGCGGTCGACGTCGCCCGAGCCTCGTGTGTGCCGGACATGATAGACTTGGTGTTCGCTCATCTTCACAGTTAA
- the ap1m2 gene encoding AP-1 complex subunit mu-2: MSASAVFVLDLKGKVLICRNYKGDVDMAEIDHFLPLLMQQEEEGLLCPVMSHGNVHFLWIKHSNLYLVATTNKNSNASLVYSFLYKLVEVFTEYFKELEEESIQDNFVVVYELLDELMDFGFPQTTDSKILQEYITQEGAKLEVAKSKVPTTVTNAVSWRSEGIKYKKNEVFIDVIESINVLVNANGSVMSSDIVGSIKLKTMLSGMPELRLGLNDRVLFALTGRDKGKTVTMEDVKFHQCVRLSRFESDRTISFIPPDGESELMSYRINTHVKPLIWIESVIEKFSHSRVEIMVKAKGQFKKQSVANNVEVRVPVPSDADSPKFKTSTGHAKYVPEKNLVVWTIKSFPGGKEFLMRAHFGLPSVENDEAEGKPPITVNFEIPYFTVSGIQVRYMKIIEKSGYQALPWVRYITQSGDYQLRTNI; encoded by the exons ATGTCTGCCTCCGCTGTTTTTGTGCTGGATTTGAAAGGAAAG gTTTTGATTTGTCGCAACTATAAGGGCGACGTGGACATGGCAGAGATTGACCACTTCCTGCCTTTGCTGATGCAACAGGAAGAGGAGGGTCTTCTCTGTCCTGTGATGTCACACGGCAATGTTCACTTCCTGTGGATCAAGCACAGCAACCTGTACT TGGTGGCCACTACAAACAAAAACTCAAATGCTTCTCTTGTGTACTCCTTCCTCTACAAACTAGTCGAG GTTTTCACAGAGTACTTTAAAGAACTGGAGGAGGAGAGTATTCAGGACAACTTTGTAGTCGTCTATGAGCTGCTGGACGAGCTGATGGACTTCGGCTTTCCCCAAACCACTGACAGCAAGATCTTACAGGA GTACATTACCCAGGAAGGTgccaagctggaggtggcaaagtccAAAGTTCCAACGACTGTCACCAACGCTGTCTCCTGGAGGTCCGAGGGCATCAAATACAAGAAGAACGAGGTCTTTATTGATGTCATCGAGTCCATCAATGTACTG GTCAATGCCAACGGCAGTGTGATGAGCAGTGACATTGTGGGCAGCATCAAACTGAAGACCATGTTGTCTGGCATGCCTGAACTTCGACTGGGCCTCAATGATCGAGTGCTTTTTGCCCTCACTGGAC GTGACAAAGGGAAGACGGTGACCATGGAGGATGTTAAGTTCCACCAGTGTGTACGACTCTCACGATTTGAAAGCGATCGTACAATCTCCTTCATCCCTCCAGACGGCGAGTCTGAACTCATGTCCTACCGCATTAATACTCAT GTGAAACCTCTGATATGGATTGAATCGGTCATAGAGAAATTCTCTCACAGTAGAGTGGAAATCATGGTCAAG GCTAAGGGACAGTTTAAAAAGCAGTCTGTCGCAAATAACGTGGAGGTGAGGGTGCCTGTGCCAAGTGACGCCGACTCGCCCAAATTCAAAACAAGCACAGGCCATGCCAAGTATGTCCCCGAGAAGAACCTAGTAGTGTGGACCATAAAATCTTTCCCT GGAGGTAAAGAATTTCTGATGAGGGCTCACTTTGGCCTGCCCAGTGTGGAGAATGACGAGGCTGAGGGCAAGCCTCCCATTACTGTTAACTTTGAGATCCCATACTTTACAGTCTCAGGGATACAG GTGCGATACATGAAGATCATTGAAAAAAGTGGTTATCAGGCTTTACCTTGGGTCCGGTACATCACACAGAGTGGAG ATTACCAACTAAGGACAAACATATAA